ATTAGTAAATGACTGGTGGCAGAGGTGGAGTCATCTTTGAGCTCTGATTTGGCAAATGATTGGTGGCAAAGGTGGGATATTCTATTTAGCTCTGATTTCCTGTACTGGCAAATCTAATGCATTAGTACATGATAGGTGGCAGAGGTGGGATTTTCTATGAGGTCAAGTTTCCAATTTACAAATATACTGACATAGTTGTACATGCTTGGTAGCAGATGTGGGATATTCTGAATTTTTTCTGACAAATCTGGTGGCAGAGGTGGGATCTTCTATGAGCTCTGAATTCGTACTGGCAAATCGACTGTATTAGTGTACGACTGCGGGCAGAAGTGGGATTTTCTATGAGATCTGACTTCCTACTGGCAAATCTGGTGGCAGATGTGGGATCTTCTTTGAGCTGGTGGCAGAGGTGGGATCTTCTTTGAGCTGTGATTTGCTAATGGCAAATTTACTGTAGTAGTAGTAacttgcagtggcggcgccaggaaattttttcgggggcattagggggcaaagtgaatttcaggggggggggggggaaaatcaacccattttgcgcaaaattaccgtaaaaagtggaaattctcgtaattttgggtttttctggggggcaacaggggacaagagttctgactgggggcatttgcctccccatgccccccgtggcaccgccactggtaaCTTGATAAATTTAGACCGCCAACTCATCATAATTCCAATCGCTCAAAGTCATTATGCCACAATGGTTTCAATCTACGTTCAATATAAGTTTTTTAGGCTTACTTCCATTTTCAGTTCCATGAGGTGGGATATTCTATTTAGCTCTGATTTCCTACTGGCAAATCTACTGCATTAGTACATGACTGGTGGAAGGGGTGGGATCATCTATGAGGTCAGATTTCCTTCTGGCAAGTCTAATGCATTTGTTTAATAACTGATGGCAGAGATGGGATACTGTTAAGCGTATTATTTGTACAAGGTCCAAtgtacacgcttgacgtcgcgcacgtataccggtacgcgatggttaagctgtcaaaggaaatctgatagaccacgtgggttgggttcagtgaacacagtgggttgggctaattaatgcataaacatgtatacttgcctatctgttattggttaagatttaccacccacatttttacttcattaacattcatctcagattggatgaaagaggttgagcctatgtgttaagatatggcgggtcacacaggtcatattcAACTACAGCAGTCCctcttttctctgggcagggcagtcactggagatgtattatgttttatgcatggaaaggtttgaattgtttatcaaaaaaggcAGAGGTGGTATCTTATATGAGCTCAGATTTTGTTTTCTGGCAACTCTAATGCACTTGTCCACAACTGATGGCAGAGAAGGGATCTTCTGTGAGCTGTGATTTATTACTGGCAAATTTACTGAATTTGTCCATAACTGATGGCAGAGGTGGGATCTTCTGTGATCTCTGATTTACTACTGGTAAATTTACTACATTTGTACTCAACTGATGGCAGAAGTGGGAGCTTGTATGAGCTCAGATTTTTTTTGGCAATTCTAATGCATTTGTCCACAACTGATGGCAGAGAAGGGATCTTCTGTGAGCTCTGATTTACTAACTGCAAATTTACATCATTTGTACACAACTGACGGCAGAGGTGTGATCTTCTGTGAGCTCAGATTTACTACTGGTGAATTTTATACTGCATTTGTACACAATTGATAGCAGAGGTGGAATCTTGTATGAGTTCAGATTTTCGTCTAGCAATTCTAATGCAATAAATGCATTTATCTGATGCAAGCTCTGATTTCCTAATGGTAAATTTGATGCATTTGTACACAACAGATGGCAGAGGTGGGATCTTCTGTGAGCTCAGATTTCCTACTGGCAAATCTAATGCATCTATACACAATTGATGTCAGAGATGGGGTCTTCTAaatagtcttgccagcaagacttcagtctttatcataaacataatgacatctacggacctgagtcTATGGTtatggttacagttactggaactaggtcTTCTATAAGCTGTAGTTTCATACTATCAAATTTACAGCATTAGTACACAACTAAAGGCATCTAGGTATGATCTTCTCTGAGCTCAGATTTTCTTGACCATTGTCTGTATAATTTTGTTTTCCAATATGCTTATTTGTTGTGGTTCTGATCCATAGCTCCATTACCTGCGTTATATGATCTTGAATATAAACTGAGAATGTTACAAAATTACAATCATTACAAAATTATATGAGTCTTATGGCATACCATGAATCGTTTTTTTTTGCTTATAGGTATATAATGGGCTTTCATAAACGAATATATCAGCACTATCCTGGACCATGTAGGATCATTCCTGAAATTGGTAATGTATTCAATCATATTTAATAATTTTAAGAGAAATATAATATGCCTAATAGTATATGCCCCAGAAAATGTGGcgcattctccgataaagtgtttaAATTTGGTCTCACAAATGACATACCGTAATAacaaccacaaagaattcatgaaaatcaaatAACTGAGGATTTTGCAATGTCTTTGATAATCGTgttttatttttccaaatttttgtttgtgtttgcagATAGTGGATCAGAAAACATAGCCTTATTATCCAATGGTCTTGCCTTGATTTCATCGGTAAGTGTTTCTATATCATTTTATTTAAACTAAGTGGTAATATAATTGAATTAGTGTATTTAATATGTGAatacaaagaaaacaaagaaatattACATTGGTagatataataattgttacagtTACTGttatactatactgcgccaataaagtatccttacagttggaaaaataatcacaatttcaaaactgaacaatatttgggtaattttgtatttttaatagatgcactatataatcctgcacattatgacaccacattgaatcaatgtgacctcaagaagtaaagttacaagcaattgaatagacgaaggtccagttttaaaagtgacaaactggcctatacaaagcataaaaagattccaacaaaagcgcaacaaagagacaacacagtttcttcaatgaagcgttatttaaagcagtttttatttcagttttacttctctgtacttttcataattttcattttatttgtcagttcttttgtttcagctttcttttgttccttttgtattaaattaaaggcaaacgcataaattagccattcatcactctcaaaccagatttgtggtctgtggcgttttgaataggccagtttgtcacttttgaaactggaccttcgtctaatcaaatgcttgtaacttaacttcttgaagtcacattggatccaatgtggtgtcataatgtgcaggattagatagtgcatctattaaaataacaaatttactccaatatttttcagtttggaaattgtgattatttgtccaagtgtaaggatactttattggcgcagtatattttgaatatatgaGGTGCAGTGCTGGTGCGCAGCAAAGTAAGGGGTGGGGGTTCTTGGGAAACTGGTAGGGTAACAAATAAAGCTTGTTCCAAAAAATGTGACACCAGCTGCTCGGAAAGGGGTATCAAAATCACAAATAGTGTTTCCAAAATTGCCATTGTGTTTTTATCTCGAAATTGAAATGTTAATTGGGGGAAATGCTCGGGAAATAATAGATAAAGGTATCTTTGTAATTGTTTGTGGTCTCACATTCAGTTCAGTCCAGTTCAATTCAATTTAAGTAGTTTATTCGTATAGGGTATATTATGAACAATATGTGCTAACAGACAAGTATGTGAGCCACTTTTGTGTATTATGTTGCATTTTCAGGGTTGTAATCCTGTGCATATGGGCTTTGTTTTGGATAATGAAATCCTGAACCATCAAGGAAACATTTTCCTGTTTGACTTCAATCATCCAGAGAAAAATGCAACCAAACTGAAACTTACAGGAAAGGACTTTGAATATGCTAGATTCTCAGCTCATGGAATTGATGTTTACGAAGATAAAAAGACAGGTAGGCATGctggcgtattttgggggggctttgagcgccagccccgggtcaaagtagaagcggcaaaaacgaagggcggcggaagaagaagaaggcggcaaaaacagggcggcaaaaagcgaaggggCGAAaacaattagcaaagaaaaaagggcgcaaaaaattgaaaaagcataaaaatttttgaaaaaaggttgcttttagggcgctagcacctaAAATCCTTTACAGAAATTTATTAAGAAATTGCAGAGTACAACACTGAAATGTATCACTTTtacaataaaaatctaaattttaacATTAGAATACATTAAAGTAATTTTGTAGAGAGATTAACCAATTATCTAAGTAGAACATCCACTCACTCCCTTTCAAACATGCACCCGCATGTACATCATATATAAAAATCCAGGACTACAtaaaaacaacacacacacacacccaatcCACTGATCTTACACCTCCAACCACACACTCACCTAGGGGCTATTTATATGTGCTttctggcacgttcgtgcagtgagaattaaaatctGTGCAAGGAGAATTAAAAATCTGTGCGTAAAATATTTCTACACTATTCAAGTGTCAACCCGACAAACGATCATGAAATTAAAGAAGTTTCTCCACAAAGTATGACTTATTGAGTCGGAAAATCCTATACAAAAAGGGTATAGTTGTGGTATTCTGTCAAATATTCATTTTGCGAAAAAAATCCAGCTCTGGAAACGCTGCTTCTCCCCAATTTTCGGTCACTTGTTGGATAAAGCCTCGGTATGAGGAGATGCACACTAAGTGTGGTGGGGCAGAGTAGCTTCCAAGAGGCTTAACTGGACTAGCCATCACTATCTTCTGGgtgaaaatttacaaaatgtgcatcatgtttaaaaacatttgattctgggcaaaaatagtgtaatatttaaaatatagtCACCTTGAGTTTAAATTAAAATGGAACATTTTTTCTCGCCCGCAGAACTGTCCCAGTTAGTTGGGCCATAAAATGATGACCACCAGGTATATTTTCATCACTGCTCACTCCTGATACGCCACTGGGGATGAGAGTAAGGATGCAGCCTGTATTATTACCATGCAGGCCAGATAATACGGGCAGCTTTGATAATCCCCTCTGGTTCAATATCAGGACAGTGTCAACAAATGCAGTGCAGTTGATCTGGACCTCTTCTTTTTGACCCATTTATGaccaaattaattttaattatggCCAAATTGGTGTGAAAAAGGCTTAAATGCACAGTTTATGTGACCATGCTCAAGGAACCCCCCTTTCAATTAACGAACGAAGCACTGCTTAAGgggtaccgtatttcgtcgaatagtcgctcccctcaaataaacgcccccaccacttttttcaaccaagatgtttcaaaaatgccgatatttccatgctatcttgtgtagtaagcttaccaagttgctcacatggtcgtgagtagcagcaataaatggcgaaaatctgcatccgaacccggaagtgaaccaaaagtcagtgtcaaaaggtcatagttcgtcattttagcgtgacttttaagcttacctaatgattttaacggaattttcgtgctaaaatgacctctaataaacgcccccccttgggaaaatgtaacgcccccgggggcgtttattcgacgaaatacggtatattccATACAAGACTCCGTCCAACAATTTCTtactaataaaaattaaattaaatatacttcaaatatctaaataaaaaagaggggtcacagaattaattttaagaaataaacattttaaaaagcctatttttgtgaaaaattagtACAGGCGTTAATCAGAAAATTATTACCATATAAGTACTATAATGTGGAAATTATCGTTCGCTCCACACGCAACTTGTCAATGAAAATTCATGGGAACAAACAAGATGGCCAACTTTGCCAGGGGAGGGCTTAGGCACACTGATAATAAGGTATTATTTTGTTTGAGTATTTGTTAGCAATTAGCATAAGAGCGTAACCAGGGGGtgcaccgggggggggggcactttaaACACGTATCTTTTATACTTGTAATGCTTTCAAAACTCTTCTTGGTGTTATGGTAGAAACCTAAGCggtaactattaaattaaacacttTCAGCAGGCTCTGAAACAATGAAGATTAAATGGATCGACTTTTTGAATGAAAACCTAGCCttaacttgatatcagtaaaccagctgtgtactttcatcgGGTTGCAGCTAGCTAAAAAAACATGAATTAAATGGattgacattttaaataaaaaccttCTATTTATCTATTTTACACAGATTGTAGGCACCATGTGTGCTTTTTTGCAATAATGAAGAGTTTTAGTTCATTTAtacattctgattaacatttttgaACATAATACTATTAACATGATGAACAAGGTGTGTACTTTTATCGAACTGTAGCtaaataaaaataatgacaagtcaattaaatggatttatatttaaatgaaacctacccttctaaataactcaaaacaatttcttttcttattaacattttataaaacatttcATAAAACATAATACCGTTAATTTAACATATtcgtgaaccaggtgtgtactttcatcgagctgtagctAGGCTCAAAAAATGACATTAAAAACAGAGTCATACGCCCTTTCACAACCATATTTTTTCTACACCAGGTGCTGTGTCAGTTTTTGTTGTGAATCATCGCCGCGATCACGAGGTCATCGAAGTCTTCCAGTTTGATCACAAATCACTAACACTGCACCACAAGAAATCAGTTATTGATCCTATTATGAGAAGGTTGGTGTCAATTCAAATCTATTAATTACAGACAATTACTATCATTACGAGTTTGACAGACTGCTGAATCAGGATTTGTCTTTTGGTTAAATTTTTGTTAcacataaattattttgaattagcAAACAAGGGATCAGCACATTAGCTCTAGAGGGCGGCATATCAATTGGATGGTGATCAGCATGATAACTTTGCAGCGCAGCATGGTCGACGCTTATCACCATTAGAAATATATATAATGCTGCCCGCTGGAGATGAAGCGCTGATACCTTGTTCgctaattcaaaataattaatgcGTAACATGTTCAACCAAAAGATGAATCCGTATTTGGCAGTCTGTCAAACTCACAATGATATGATTGTAATTTCATCATACTTTGGACAGAATAATATGAATGCCAGGCAGGGGCACTCAACTTCTCAAAGTGAGGCTAATGAACTGGAATGCGATTAACCTATATTTACATACTCATCCCTGaggctataatgaaagacaatgataaagacaatttatcgcgtctgacgtcacctgtcaatcaaacttgagcacggtttgtttacaagtgtcgtgatgatgacttgctgaacgcggatttataaccgggcgccttattgttgattttgcacctttcgacatgcaaaccatctcaaaagttagggctttatagtaagaaactttcttcggtgaaggcaccatgtccacaatccctagaaaagctgctttttgccttgtaaaagtactgaacttttttcgccatttgctgctattccttttctccgatcagcaccagatagatcggtcttcctttacgctgattaacctgtgtaaaccaatcaaggatcgtaattgacagtgacatcagacgcgataaattgcatttatctctgtctttaattataatgaaCTTGAATGTGATTCAAAACTAAGAGCCTGAAAATGGGACCCTTGATGGTATAAACCCTCACTGCATTACCGGTAAATGGCTTGCGGGAATCACTGTGTGTGTGCAGCATGGGAGTGGCAAAAAAAAGGTTTTGTACAGTACAAAAAACCCAAtcgataaaaatgaaaataagagtGGTTTAATATTTGGGATGTGTGTTGATATGCTTGATCATGATCACGGCAATGTAATATGATTGACAGTAGGCTAttccagtgggctattccagttgaaatccacacaccctatggaagatacaaACCTTAATCgagtccacacagggagtgtgaatttcaccctgaatgggtgactccatttgtataACTTGTTTCTTACTTCCTCAGTGTGAATGATGTTACTGCAGTCAGTTCAGATGCCTTCTACTTCACTAATGATGGCTATTCAACAAGCTTCTTAACCAGGAATTTAGAGACGTTCTTGATGTTAGCTAAAGGAAACGTTGTCTACTATGATGGTAAAAAGATGCGCAAAGTTGCTGATAAAGGATTTGGGGACAACGGCATCGCTGTCTCGCCTGATAACGAGTAGGTATTGTTGGATAATGCTGATCAGTTTATATGTAATTATTGAAAGCTGCGTTGGCAGTGTTATAACAACTATAATTACGCGGTtcttaattaaggtggccccacacaaatgtgtgtaaataagagtggattaatgaaatataggcaaaatatgcaaataagcttattaatattcataaatatgaaaataatgttACATAAAACTGTACAGGACATCAGGCTACCATAGTTATAATAAAAAGTACAAGTAGATAAATATAAGTTCTGGAATGTTTCAAGTATAGTCTGAAATTGACTTTATATACAAATAAATGACCCAAGTACAAGCCTTGAGGGACACCGCGAGGTCATGATACGCCTTACAGgagggggatttgccatttggtctaatgccattttgtctaatatccatatcgtctacatccatttaATCGAAACCCATTtagtctatatccactacgtccaataatcatttggtcctttaaccatttggtccgattaccatttggtccgataaccatttagtctaataaccaataagtctaaaccatttagtctaacaaccatttagtctaatacccatttggtctgtaaccaataggtctaatagccatttggtctaatactcatttggtctacaaaccatttagtcttacaagcatttagtttattaataaatagacgaaatggtattagactaaatggttattagaccatacgagtattagacctaacggttattagaccaaatgggtattagaccaaatggttattaaagaaatattagaccaaatggttattagactatatggttagtagacataccggttattagcccaaacaatattagactaaatggacattagactatatgattattagactatgTGGCagttagc
The Amphiura filiformis chromosome 3, Afil_fr2py, whole genome shotgun sequence DNA segment above includes these coding regions:
- the LOC140148144 gene encoding serum paraoxonase/arylesterase 2-like, translated to MWKKVIITVAVLVVLQHILTVLYIMGFHKRIYQHYPGPCRIIPEIDSGSENIALLSNGLALISSGCNPVHMGFVLDNEILNHQGNIFLFDFNHPEKNATKLKLTGKDFEYARFSAHGIDVYEDKKTGAVSVFVVNHRRDHEVIEVFQFDHKSLTLHHKKSVIDPIMRSVNDVTAVSSDAFYFTNDGYSTSFLTRNLETFLMLAKGNVVYYDGKKMRKVADKGFGDNGIAVSPDNEFIYVAQPTGMIINVYERNRDATLRLVQVIDLGTAPDNIFVEPGTGDLWLGCNPVLHRLMDNFKNKTVTAPSQVLHVKWEDPTRVTHGYTLSEVFLDTGDFLSTSTIAAYHQSTKGLLIGTVVTKLAYCQINAF